A single region of the Leptothrix cholodnii SP-6 genome encodes:
- a CDS encoding (R)-mandelonitrile lyase produces the protein MHRWIVAALAAGVLCPAGAAEPELQVSRAGARTARPAPAAHFSGQAMVDMRHVPSGAARASVGSVSFSPGVRTAWHTHPLGQTLVVTAGAGQVQRWGGPVVEMRVGDVIHIPPLLKHWHGAAPGGAMTHLAITEAQDGSTVQWLEAVAEAPGAPAPATAASAAPSRAQRLMGDVAPKLAQLTDEVLLGDVWTRPGLSPRDRSLVTVSALIALNRPEQLRSHLGLGLNNGLTRDEISEALTHLAFYAGWPNAITAAGVAREVFAAAPKP, from the coding sequence ATGCATCGTTGGATCGTTGCCGCATTGGCCGCGGGGGTGCTGTGCCCCGCAGGCGCAGCCGAGCCGGAACTCCAGGTCTCCCGGGCCGGCGCACGCACGGCCCGCCCGGCACCGGCCGCGCACTTCAGCGGTCAGGCGATGGTGGACATGCGCCATGTGCCCAGCGGCGCGGCGCGAGCCTCCGTGGGCTCGGTGAGCTTCTCGCCGGGGGTTCGTACCGCCTGGCACACGCACCCGCTGGGGCAGACGCTGGTGGTCACGGCCGGCGCTGGGCAAGTCCAGCGCTGGGGTGGTCCGGTGGTCGAGATGCGGGTCGGTGACGTGATCCACATCCCGCCGCTGCTCAAGCATTGGCACGGTGCCGCACCAGGGGGCGCGATGACCCATCTGGCCATCACCGAGGCGCAGGACGGCTCGACCGTCCAATGGCTGGAGGCCGTGGCCGAGGCCCCAGGCGCACCGGCACCCGCCACCGCCGCATCAGCGGCGCCATCGCGCGCACAACGCCTGATGGGCGATGTGGCACCCAAGTTGGCCCAACTGACCGACGAAGTCTTGTTGGGCGATGTCTGGACCCGGCCCGGCCTGTCGCCCCGGGACCGCAGCCTCGTCACCGTGAGCGCGCTGATCGCGTTGAACAGGCCTGAGCAACTGCGCTCGCACCTCGGGCTCGGGCTGAACAACGGCCTGACCCGCGACGAGATCTCCGAAGCCCTCACCCACCTGGCGTTCTACGCCGGTTGGCCCAATGCCATCACGGCCGCTGGTGTGGCGCGCGAGGTGTTCGCCGCTGCGCCAAAACCGTGA
- a CDS encoding amino acid ABC transporter ATP-binding protein has translation MTVPIITFERVNKWYGDAFHVLRDIDLSVRRGERIVICGPSGSGKSTLIRCINALEPYQEGRIGVDGTPLGIEGREDDRAVQAVRRQVGMVFQQFNLFPHLTVLQNLTLAPLHVSREPKREAEARAMAQLERVHIAEQAHKFPLQLSGGQQQRVAIARALCLAPKIMLFDEPTSALDPEMIREVLDVMIELAGQGMTMVCVTHEMGFAKSVADRVVFMDQGQIVEAAPPAEFFNAPRSERTRSFLEQVLAH, from the coding sequence ATGACCGTCCCGATCATCACCTTCGAGCGCGTCAACAAGTGGTACGGCGACGCCTTCCACGTGCTGCGCGACATCGATCTCAGCGTGCGCCGCGGCGAGCGCATCGTGATCTGCGGCCCGTCGGGTTCGGGCAAGTCGACGCTGATCCGCTGCATCAACGCGCTGGAGCCGTATCAGGAAGGCCGCATCGGGGTCGACGGCACCCCGCTCGGCATCGAGGGCCGCGAGGACGACCGCGCGGTGCAGGCCGTGCGCCGCCAGGTCGGCATGGTGTTCCAGCAGTTCAACCTGTTCCCGCATCTGACGGTGCTGCAGAACCTGACGCTCGCACCGCTGCACGTGAGCCGCGAGCCCAAGCGCGAAGCCGAGGCCCGCGCGATGGCGCAGCTCGAACGGGTGCACATCGCCGAGCAGGCGCACAAGTTTCCGCTCCAGCTCTCGGGCGGCCAGCAGCAGCGGGTGGCGATCGCCCGCGCGCTGTGCCTGGCGCCCAAGATCATGCTCTTCGACGAGCCCACCTCGGCGCTCGACCCCGAGATGATCCGCGAGGTGCTCGACGTCATGATCGAGCTCGCTGGCCAGGGCATGACGATGGTCTGCGTCACGCACGAGATGGGTTTTGCCAAGTCGGTGGCCGACCGGGTGGTGTTCATGGACCAGGGCCAGATTGTCGAGGCGGCGCCGCCGGCGGAGTTCTTCAATGCGCCGCGCAGCGAGCGGACACGCAGTTTCCTGGAGCAGGTGCTGGCGCATTGA
- a CDS encoding amino acid ABC transporter permease: protein MSQAFSPIAARPPTRRSTTPWRWAQRNLFAGVPSSFATLLLIASFAWALPQLWIWGVSHAVWSGNAEACQAARGSGACWGVITEKHRLVIFGRYPYDAQWRPLIATLAMFTMLVISCVRRCWRPWLVPAWAGVLAVFFVLMGGGFGLAKVGTDQWGGLPLTVTLATLSIVLAFPIAVAVALGRRSKLPAIRSLCTLYVELIRGVPLISVLFMASFMFPLLMPSGTSPDVLLRVLVGITLFSAAYMAEIVRAGLQAIPAGQLEAAASVGLGWWQTQRLVVLPQALAAVVPSLMNNFIAIFKDTSLITVVSLYELTGSLGLALSGDPVWRPFKIEGYLFITAIYFVICFAMSRYSLWVEAQLGRSRNR from the coding sequence ATGAGCCAGGCTTTTTCGCCCATCGCCGCGCGGCCGCCAACCCGGCGCTCCACCACGCCTTGGCGCTGGGCGCAACGCAACCTGTTCGCAGGTGTGCCGAGTTCCTTCGCCACGCTGCTGCTCATCGCCAGCTTCGCCTGGGCCTTGCCGCAGCTGTGGATCTGGGGCGTGTCGCACGCGGTCTGGTCCGGCAACGCCGAGGCCTGCCAGGCCGCGCGTGGCAGCGGCGCCTGCTGGGGCGTGATCACCGAAAAGCACCGGCTGGTGATCTTCGGCCGCTACCCGTACGACGCCCAATGGCGCCCGCTGATCGCCACGCTGGCGATGTTCACGATGCTCGTCATCAGCTGCGTGCGCCGTTGCTGGCGGCCCTGGCTGGTGCCGGCCTGGGCGGGCGTGCTGGCGGTTTTCTTCGTGCTTATGGGCGGCGGCTTCGGTCTCGCCAAGGTCGGCACCGACCAGTGGGGCGGCCTGCCGCTGACCGTGACGCTGGCCACGCTGTCGATCGTGCTGGCGTTTCCGATCGCGGTGGCGGTGGCGCTGGGCCGGCGCTCCAAGCTGCCGGCGATCCGCTCGCTGTGCACGCTCTACGTCGAGCTGATCCGCGGCGTGCCGCTGATCTCGGTGCTGTTCATGGCGAGTTTCATGTTCCCGCTGCTGATGCCCTCGGGCACCTCGCCCGACGTGCTGCTGCGCGTGCTGGTCGGCATCACGCTGTTCTCGGCCGCCTACATGGCCGAGATCGTGCGCGCCGGCCTGCAGGCCATCCCCGCCGGACAGCTCGAAGCGGCCGCCTCGGTCGGCCTGGGCTGGTGGCAGACCCAGCGCCTGGTGGTGCTGCCGCAGGCGCTGGCGGCGGTGGTGCCCTCGCTGATGAACAACTTCATCGCGATCTTCAAGGACACCTCGCTGATCACCGTGGTCAGCCTCTACGAACTCACCGGCTCGCTCGGCCTGGCGCTCAGCGGCGACCCGGTCTGGCGGCCGTTCAAGATCGAGGGCTACCTCTTCATCACCGCGATCTACTTCGTGATCTGCTTTGCGATGTCGCGCTACAGCCTGTGGGTCGAAGCCCAGCTCGGCCGCAGCCGCAACCGTTGA
- a CDS encoding LysR family transcriptional regulator, translating into MAINELRAISVFVTAAELGSLRKTAAALNISPQAASQALAQLEQHLDVRLFHRTTRSMALTDEGQRFLDEAQPSLLGLRRALQTVRHAKDEIAGPLRIVGPRATFQPLLWRLLDEFCVRYPDIVPDVQLEDRVGNWVEDRVDVGFRLGISPHEGVIARRLFPVQLVLCASPGYLLAHGVPDSMAALPTHRCSVYRNPGTGRVVPWRFKVGDEEVEQPVVPALSTNDEVLELHAVLAGKVIGQLAGVTAAPYIRAGQLVPLLVDLVPDRYSYFVYYGSRSAQPARVRAFVDLAVARLVDNPEYVLTMREMKSAARGARVLPD; encoded by the coding sequence ATGGCCATCAACGAACTGCGCGCCATTTCCGTCTTCGTCACGGCCGCCGAACTGGGCAGCCTGCGCAAGACCGCCGCTGCGCTGAACATCAGTCCGCAGGCCGCCAGCCAGGCGCTGGCGCAACTGGAGCAGCACCTGGACGTGCGGCTGTTCCACCGCACCACCCGCTCCATGGCGCTGACCGATGAAGGCCAGCGGTTTCTCGACGAGGCCCAGCCCTCGCTCCTGGGCCTGCGTCGGGCCCTGCAGACCGTCCGACATGCCAAGGACGAGATCGCCGGGCCGCTGCGCATCGTCGGCCCGCGCGCCACCTTCCAGCCTCTGCTCTGGCGGCTGCTGGACGAGTTCTGCGTGCGCTATCCGGACATCGTGCCCGACGTCCAGCTGGAAGACCGGGTCGGCAACTGGGTCGAGGACCGGGTGGATGTGGGCTTCCGGCTCGGCATCTCGCCCCATGAGGGCGTGATCGCGCGCCGGCTGTTTCCGGTTCAGCTGGTGCTCTGTGCGTCACCCGGCTACCTGCTCGCTCATGGCGTGCCCGACAGCATGGCGGCGTTGCCCACGCACCGCTGCAGCGTGTACCGCAACCCGGGCACCGGGCGCGTGGTGCCCTGGCGCTTCAAGGTGGGCGATGAAGAGGTGGAGCAGCCCGTCGTGCCTGCGCTGAGCACCAACGACGAGGTGCTGGAGTTGCACGCCGTCCTGGCCGGAAAGGTGATCGGGCAACTGGCGGGCGTGACGGCCGCGCCCTACATCCGGGCCGGGCAACTGGTGCCGCTGCTGGTCGATCTCGTACCTGACCGCTACAGCTACTTCGTCTACTACGGCAGCCGCAGCGCGCAGCCGGCACGCGTGCGCGCCTTCGTTGATCTGGCGGTGGCGCGGCTGGTCGACAACCCCGAATACGTGTTGACCATGCGTGAAATGAAATCGGCCGCGCGTGGTGCGCGAGTCTTGCCGGATTGA
- a CDS encoding aldo/keto reductase yields the protein MSIRPTPMNADLEGQNQQRRHLMLTAATLGVAPWLLSACASTAGGAEAGRSPGRPQAAGARRRLGPLEVFPVGLGCQWRPGATPGVVVDSYSSRFDRPAAIRLIRQAVDQGVTLIDTAEAYGPFLSEDIVGEALQGIRDKVVLETKFGFDIDQVTGQRLPGGRNSRPEHIRRVVDAQLRRLRTDRIDVLIQHRVDPNVPIEDVAGTVKDLIGAGKVRHFGLSEPGLQSVRRAHAVQPLAVIQNEYSMLWRGPEAQVLPLCEELGIGFVCWSPLGMGFLAGGVRADSRFATAPITDFRAISPRFAPEVLPANMALADLVRNWAQRKNATPGQLSLAWLLAQKPWIVPIPGTTNAAHMTENLGAASISFTAQELQQLNTAVAAIRIQGDRLPPAVAVMSGVEAAPKR from the coding sequence ATGAGCATTCGCCCGACACCCATGAACGCCGACCTTGAAGGTCAAAACCAGCAACGCCGCCACCTGATGCTCACCGCCGCCACGCTGGGCGTGGCTCCGTGGCTTCTCTCCGCCTGCGCCAGTACCGCCGGCGGTGCAGAGGCAGGCCGCTCGCCGGGCCGCCCACAAGCCGCCGGGGCGCGTCGCCGGCTCGGCCCGCTCGAAGTCTTTCCCGTAGGGCTGGGCTGCCAATGGCGACCGGGCGCCACGCCCGGCGTGGTGGTCGATTCGTACAGCAGCCGCTTTGACCGCCCGGCCGCCATCCGCCTCATCCGCCAGGCCGTGGACCAGGGTGTCACGTTGATCGACACGGCCGAAGCCTACGGCCCCTTCCTGTCGGAAGACATCGTCGGCGAGGCGCTGCAGGGCATCCGCGACAAGGTGGTGCTGGAGACCAAGTTCGGCTTCGACATCGATCAGGTCACAGGGCAACGCCTGCCCGGTGGCCGCAACAGCCGGCCCGAGCACATCCGCCGGGTGGTCGACGCCCAGCTGCGGCGCCTGCGCACCGACCGCATCGACGTGCTGATCCAGCACCGGGTGGACCCGAACGTGCCCATCGAGGACGTGGCCGGCACGGTCAAGGACCTGATCGGCGCCGGCAAGGTGCGGCACTTCGGCCTGTCCGAGCCCGGCCTGCAGAGCGTGCGCCGCGCCCATGCGGTGCAACCGCTGGCGGTGATCCAGAACGAATACTCGATGCTGTGGCGTGGCCCCGAGGCCCAGGTGCTGCCGCTGTGCGAGGAACTGGGCATCGGCTTCGTCTGCTGGAGTCCGCTGGGCATGGGTTTCCTGGCCGGCGGCGTGCGGGCGGATTCGCGCTTCGCGACCGCGCCGATCACCGACTTCCGCGCCATCTCGCCGCGCTTCGCCCCCGAGGTGCTGCCCGCCAACATGGCGCTGGCCGACCTGGTGCGCAACTGGGCGCAACGCAAGAACGCCACGCCCGGCCAGTTGTCGCTGGCCTGGCTGCTGGCGCAAAAGCCCTGGATCGTGCCGATTCCGGGCACCACCAACGCGGCCCACATGACCGAGAACCTGGGGGCGGCCTCGATCTCGTTCACCGCGCAAGAGCTGCAGCAGCTCAACACCGCGGTGGCCGCCATCCGCATCCAGGGGGATCGCCTGCCGCCGGCCGTGGCGGTGATGTCGGGCGTCGAGGCTGCGCCCAAGCGCTGA
- a CDS encoding putative Na+/H+ antiporter yields the protein MQNIELISAVVFGLALLHTFSVKFFEQLAHRHPRHAGLFHLLGEIEVVFGFWAFVLIALMALVDGGPRAIAYVESRQYTEPLFVFVIMVVAASRPVLQAIQALIAGIARRAPGQTAVMTVWLCLALVPLIGSFITEPAAMTLAALMLAPRVFRPGMPEWLKYGALGVLFVNVSIGGTLTSFAAPPVLMVAGTWGWDSAFMARHFGWKAAIAVLINATAITWLLRRHLATADGDSAPPQVHPASKTVSAIHLAFLAAVVVFAHHPVIFLGLFLLFLGFTQAYARYQSPLILKEALLVGFFLAGLVVLGGMQQWWLQPIVSSLEPTALFFGALGLTAITDNAALTYLGSLIEGMSDPAKYMLVAGAVAGGGLTVIANAPNPAGVTLLKQGFEDQSIGAGGLLAGALLPTMVAAALLLS from the coding sequence ATGCAAAACATCGAACTCATCTCCGCTGTCGTCTTCGGGCTCGCGCTGCTGCACACGTTTTCGGTCAAGTTCTTCGAGCAGCTCGCGCACCGGCATCCCCGGCACGCCGGGCTGTTTCACCTGCTCGGCGAGATCGAGGTCGTGTTCGGCTTCTGGGCCTTCGTGCTGATCGCGCTGATGGCCTTGGTGGACGGCGGGCCGCGGGCGATCGCCTACGTCGAGTCGCGGCAATACACCGAGCCGCTGTTCGTGTTCGTGATCATGGTGGTGGCGGCCTCGCGGCCGGTGCTGCAGGCGATCCAGGCGCTGATTGCCGGCATCGCGCGCCGGGCACCCGGGCAGACCGCGGTCATGACGGTGTGGCTGTGCCTCGCGCTGGTGCCGCTGATCGGCTCGTTCATCACCGAGCCGGCGGCCATGACGCTGGCCGCGCTGATGCTGGCGCCGCGGGTCTTTCGCCCCGGCATGCCCGAGTGGCTGAAATACGGCGCGCTGGGCGTGCTGTTCGTCAACGTCTCGATCGGTGGCACGCTGACCTCGTTCGCGGCGCCGCCGGTGCTGATGGTGGCCGGCACCTGGGGCTGGGACAGCGCCTTCATGGCACGGCACTTCGGCTGGAAGGCCGCCATCGCCGTGCTGATCAACGCCACGGCGATCACCTGGCTGCTGCGGCGTCACCTCGCCACGGCTGACGGCGACAGCGCGCCGCCGCAGGTCCACCCCGCGTCGAAGACGGTCAGCGCGATCCACCTGGCGTTTCTGGCCGCGGTGGTCGTGTTCGCGCATCACCCGGTGATCTTCCTGGGGCTGTTCCTGCTGTTCCTGGGCTTCACGCAGGCCTACGCGCGCTACCAGAGCCCGCTGATCCTGAAAGAGGCGCTGCTGGTCGGCTTCTTCCTGGCCGGGCTGGTGGTGCTGGGTGGCATGCAGCAGTGGTGGCTGCAGCCGATCGTCTCCAGCCTCGAACCGACCGCGCTGTTCTTCGGCGCGCTCGGGCTGACGGCGATCACCGACAACGCGGCGCTGACCTACCTCGGCTCGCTGATCGAGGGCATGTCCGACCCGGCCAAGTACATGCTGGTGGCCGGCGCGGTGGCCGGCGGCGGCCTGACCGTGATCGCCAACGCGCCCAACCCGGCCGGCGTGACGCTGCTCAAGCAGGGCTTCGAGGACCAGTCCATCGGCGCCGGCGGTCTGTTGGCCGGCGCGCTGTTGCCCACGATGGTCGCAGCCGCGTTGCTGCTGTCCTGA
- a CDS encoding type II toxin-antitoxin system HigB family toxin produces the protein MNGVVFNIGGNKYRLVVEMQYRAGIAWVKFIGTHAQYDRIIVETVNDH, from the coding sequence TTGAACGGCGTAGTGTTCAACATCGGCGGCAACAAGTACCGGCTGGTGGTTGAAATGCAGTACCGCGCCGGCATCGCATGGGTGAAATTCATCGGAACCCACGCCCAGTACGACAGGATCATTGTGGAGACCGTCAATGACCATTAA
- a CDS encoding glutathione S-transferase family protein: protein MNRVLTNLERWFADRNFVATDGFTVADILMAHVLSAGIKDEAFIAPYPAIASYRDRCLARPAWKRTIEAYCARVDSTGRHNG, encoded by the coding sequence GTGAATCGGGTGCTGACGAACCTGGAACGCTGGTTCGCCGACCGCAACTTTGTCGCGACAGACGGTTTCACGGTCGCCGACATCCTGATGGCGCACGTGCTCTCGGCGGGCATCAAGGACGAGGCATTCATCGCGCCGTATCCGGCAATCGCGTCGTATCGGGATCGGTGCCTGGCCCGGCCTGCGTGGAAGCGGACCATCGAGGCGTACTGCGCGCGGGTGGATTCAACCGGTCGTCACAACGGATAG
- a CDS encoding amino acid ABC transporter substrate-binding protein: MKRLHSSVLALALLAAAPAFAGKTLDTIKQRDQILVGVSTGVAGFSAADSQGKWTGLDVDVGRAIAAAVLGDADKVKWVPLASPQRFTAIQSGEVDVLSRNTTFTLTRDASLGLHQTAVVFYDGQGFMVPAKTKVKSAKQLKGATVCVQSGTTTEKNLTDFSRANKLNLKPVVFDKLDAANAAYFSGRCQAYTTDASGLASIRSKEAKDPKDHVILPELISKEPLGPLVRRGDDEWFAIVKWVVYGLIEAEESGITQANVDQLKADSTDPVVQRLLGKTEDTGKLLGLDREWLARAIKAVGNYGEIYERNVGEKTPVGLPRGKNALWTNGGLQYAMPIR; the protein is encoded by the coding sequence GCAGCGCGACCAGATCCTCGTCGGCGTCAGCACCGGCGTGGCGGGCTTCTCGGCCGCCGACAGCCAGGGCAAGTGGACCGGGCTCGACGTCGACGTCGGCCGCGCCATCGCCGCCGCCGTGCTGGGCGATGCCGACAAGGTCAAGTGGGTGCCGCTGGCCTCGCCGCAGCGCTTCACGGCGATCCAGTCGGGCGAGGTCGACGTGCTGTCGCGCAACACCACCTTCACGCTCACGCGCGATGCCTCGCTCGGCCTGCACCAGACGGCGGTGGTCTTCTACGACGGCCAGGGTTTCATGGTGCCGGCCAAGACCAAGGTCAAGAGCGCCAAGCAGTTGAAGGGCGCCACCGTCTGCGTGCAGTCGGGCACCACCACCGAGAAGAACCTGACCGACTTCTCGCGCGCCAACAAGCTCAACCTGAAGCCGGTCGTGTTCGACAAGCTCGACGCAGCCAACGCCGCCTACTTCTCGGGCCGCTGCCAGGCCTACACCACCGACGCATCGGGCCTGGCCTCGATCCGCTCGAAGGAAGCCAAGGACCCGAAGGACCACGTGATCCTGCCCGAGCTGATCTCGAAAGAGCCGCTCGGGCCGCTGGTGCGCCGCGGCGACGACGAATGGTTCGCGATCGTCAAGTGGGTGGTCTACGGCCTGATCGAAGCCGAGGAATCGGGCATCACGCAGGCCAACGTCGACCAGCTCAAGGCCGACAGCACCGACCCCGTCGTGCAGCGCCTGCTCGGCAAGACCGAAGACACCGGCAAGCTGCTCGGCCTGGACCGCGAGTGGCTGGCGCGCGCCATCAAGGCGGTGGGCAACTACGGCGAGATCTACGAGCGCAACGTCGGCGAGAAGACCCCCGTCGGCCTGCCGCGTGGCAAGAACGCGCTCTGGACCAACGGCGGCCTGCAGTACGCGATGCCGATCCGCTGA
- a CDS encoding amino acid ABC transporter permease translates to MSDETAAPRRPPARRRSWAWSNPATRGLVYQLLMLALVAVVVGWLVHNTLANMALRGIRSGWDFLTQTAGFDIGESLIAFESIDPYWRAFLVGLLNTLRVALIGIVLITLLGTALGVGRYSRNALVRGLCYGYVELFRNVPILVQLLIWYLLMVEFLPEAMAPLDWGGRVFLSKSGLSLPWLAHSAEAGWSWSIPEPGAFVLEGGVTLSPEFLSVLLGLTFYTSSFVAEVVRAGIASVPRGQTEAAHSIGLSRAKTLRLVVLPQALRVIIPPLTNQYLNLTKNSSLAVVIGYPDVVSIANTALNQTGRAVECIAIIMAVYLSTSLGTAALMNAYNRRVAIRER, encoded by the coding sequence ATGAGCGACGAGACCGCCGCGCCGCGCCGACCCCCTGCGCGGCGGCGCAGCTGGGCGTGGTCCAACCCGGCCACGCGTGGGCTGGTCTACCAGCTGCTGATGCTGGCGCTGGTGGCCGTGGTGGTGGGCTGGCTGGTGCACAACACGCTGGCCAACATGGCGCTGCGCGGCATCCGCAGCGGCTGGGATTTTTTGACCCAGACCGCCGGTTTCGACATCGGCGAGAGCCTGATTGCGTTCGAGTCGATCGACCCGTACTGGCGCGCGTTCCTGGTCGGCCTGCTCAACACGCTGCGGGTGGCGCTGATCGGCATCGTGCTGATCACGCTGCTGGGCACCGCGCTCGGCGTGGGGCGCTACTCGCGCAACGCGCTGGTGCGCGGGCTCTGTTATGGCTATGTCGAGCTGTTCCGCAACGTGCCGATCCTGGTCCAGCTCTTGATCTGGTACCTGCTGATGGTCGAGTTCCTGCCCGAGGCGATGGCGCCGCTCGATTGGGGCGGGCGGGTGTTTCTCAGCAAGTCGGGGCTGTCGCTGCCGTGGCTGGCGCACAGCGCCGAGGCGGGCTGGTCATGGAGCATTCCGGAGCCGGGCGCCTTTGTGCTCGAAGGTGGCGTGACGCTGTCGCCCGAGTTCCTCTCGGTGCTGCTGGGGCTGACCTTCTACACCTCGTCGTTCGTGGCCGAGGTGGTGCGCGCCGGCATCGCCAGCGTCCCGCGCGGCCAGACCGAAGCCGCGCACAGCATCGGCCTGAGCCGCGCCAAGACGCTGCGGCTGGTGGTGCTGCCGCAGGCGCTGCGGGTGATCATTCCGCCGCTCACCAACCAGTATCTGAACCTGACCAAGAACTCGTCGCTGGCGGTGGTGATCGGCTATCCGGACGTGGTCTCGATCGCCAACACCGCGCTCAACCAGACCGGCCGCGCGGTCGAATGCATCGCCATCATCATGGCCGTCTACCTGAGCACCTCGCTCGGCACCGCCGCGCTGATGAACGCGTACAACCGCCGCGTGGCGATCCGGGAGCGGTAG
- a CDS encoding sodium:calcium antiporter: protein MHPALSIWIQFSLCAAVIGVAGSRLSRYGDAIASHTGLSRNWIGLVLVATVTSLPELVTGLSAVTVADAPDIAVGDALGSCVFNLAILALVDVFYRHGAIYATASATHAMSAGLGVILLSAVSLALVLSQQGSMPALGHFSLASVLIVAIYLIGMRALYLTEQRRGNSAPVETPTAMTLKTALMGYGIASAVIVGMGIWLPLIGVELAHLMGWSNSFVGTLFVALATSVPELATTWGAVRIGAIDMAFGNLLGSNLFDVLILAVDDFAYLSGPLYQHLSPLHIVSALTACMMNGAVIVALVYRPVSRVWRSASWASLVLLALYLFNAVVQYLHGR from the coding sequence ATGCATCCGGCCCTGTCCATCTGGATCCAGTTCAGCCTGTGTGCCGCGGTGATCGGCGTGGCGGGTTCGCGGTTGAGCCGCTACGGCGATGCGATCGCCAGCCACACCGGCCTGTCGCGCAACTGGATCGGCCTGGTCCTGGTGGCCACGGTCACGTCGCTGCCTGAACTGGTCACCGGCCTGAGCGCCGTGACCGTGGCCGATGCGCCCGACATCGCGGTCGGCGACGCGCTGGGCAGCTGCGTCTTCAATCTGGCCATCCTCGCGCTGGTCGACGTGTTCTACCGGCACGGTGCGATCTATGCGACTGCCAGCGCCACGCACGCCATGTCCGCGGGGCTGGGGGTGATCCTGTTGTCGGCGGTCAGCCTGGCCTTGGTGCTGAGCCAGCAGGGCAGCATGCCTGCGCTCGGTCATTTCAGCCTGGCCAGCGTGCTGATCGTGGCGATCTACCTCATCGGCATGCGCGCGCTCTACCTCACCGAGCAACGACGGGGCAACTCCGCCCCCGTCGAGACACCGACGGCGATGACGCTCAAGACGGCCCTGATGGGCTACGGCATCGCCTCGGCCGTGATCGTCGGCATGGGCATCTGGCTGCCGCTGATCGGTGTCGAACTGGCCCACCTGATGGGCTGGTCGAACTCCTTCGTCGGCACGCTTTTCGTGGCACTGGCCACCTCGGTGCCGGAACTCGCCACCACCTGGGGCGCGGTGCGCATCGGCGCCATCGACATGGCTTTCGGCAACCTGCTGGGCAGCAACCTGTTCGACGTGCTGATCCTGGCCGTCGATGATTTTGCGTATCTGAGCGGGCCGCTCTATCAGCATCTGTCGCCGCTGCACATCGTCTCTGCGCTGACCGCCTGCATGATGAACGGGGCGGTGATCGTGGCGCTGGTCTACCGGCCGGTCTCACGCGTGTGGCGTTCGGCCAGCTGGGCCAGTCTCGTGCTGCTGGCGCTGTATCTGTTCAATGCGGTGGTGCAGTACCTGCACGGACGCTGA
- a CDS encoding helix-turn-helix domain-containing protein — protein MTIKPIRTDDDLHAVFRHLESIYQADEGTPEADERDVLMTLIEAYENQHYDFGPADPIEAIKFRMEQQGLTPRDLEPYIGPSGRVSEVLNRKRPLSLRMVKQLHDGLRIPYESLLAGTA, from the coding sequence ATGACCATTAAGCCGATTCGCACCGACGACGATCTGCATGCGGTGTTCCGCCATCTCGAGAGCATTTACCAGGCAGACGAAGGCACGCCCGAGGCAGACGAGCGAGACGTGCTGATGACCTTGATCGAAGCCTACGAGAACCAGCATTACGACTTCGGTCCGGCGGACCCGATTGAAGCGATCAAGTTCAGGATGGAGCAACAGGGCCTGACGCCACGCGATCTCGAACCCTATATCGGGCCCAGCGGACGAGTCTCCGAGGTACTCAATCGCAAGCGCCCGCTGAGCCTGCGGATGGTCAAGCAACTCCACGATGGATTGCGCATTCCCTACGAGAGCCTACTCGCCGGGACGGCGTGA